A genomic stretch from Pochonia chlamydosporia 170 chromosome 4, whole genome shotgun sequence includes:
- a CDS encoding MFS maltose permease (similar to Metarhizium robertsii ARSEF 23 XP_007824635.2) — translation MRARLVVRRQQPIRFVPFSPQPICSRSFANQTKFTSTKSRPSLPFLLVPKTNPSVARSFTSERKRWFKHEAKLVARYTITFWGLAICGVLIFFAVGEETLEREFPTPPEWHFLTRKFLRDAQSCKDPKNGEINWARCLELARGVVIRLEDPKLGGEKVTKLSDEVDPSLEVPGEFINCDISAMSEEWRRGYFEAIMLAAKAAEHLEGWVRDKTRNVVCAPEFVIGPSNPRPTPIPPGQPHAPREEDCEQAYPVADNWYMKILATTGLTPRQKMEGALEYASFMEFKNGQEGAEALYSLALASASAGVDSSKLPYDTTTFVVKDGMPAPSMNILDALTAIANQKARRGDISSALPIYISLLRTRRSLSDIPPPADRSKANTLSAYKRFVNFFGPPPYPAPGPDGTQPPWRSPYERCQEASLNLYIGEILYATSSRDEGLAWTRDGVDQAEEQLRALGSANRDKATKQICRECLGTGLENWTTMVSRLARAEEAKKSGASASGMFSFWGGTQDAEGRWAAEEAVVQERTRRTRELMDDITPPSFSILSYFKA, via the coding sequence ATGCGTGCCAGGCTCGTTGTCCGCCGACAACAACCCATCCGCTTCGTTCCCTTCAGCCCACAGCCGATATGTTCCCGGTCCTTCGCAAACCAAACTAAATTCACATCTACAAAGTCCCGACCAAGCCTTcccttcctcctcgtcccGAAGACTAATCCCTCGGTTGCCCGATCGTTTACCTCTGAGCGCAAACGGTGGTTCAAACACGAAGCAAAGCTTGTCGCGAGATACACCATCACATTTTGGGGTCTTGCGATATGCGGAGTCTTGATCTTCTTTGCCGTCGGCGAAGAGACCCTGGAGCGAGAATTTCCCACACCCCCCGAATGGCATTTCCTGACGAGGAAGTTTCTGAGAGATGCGCAAAGCTGCAAGGACCCAAAAAATGGCGAAATCAATTGGGCGAGATGTCTGGAGCTGGCGCGTGGGGTGGTAATACGATTGGAGGACCCTAAGCTTGGTGGTGAAAAGGTCACCAAACTCAGCGACGAGGTTGACCCAAGTCTTGAAGTACCCGGGGAATTTATCAACTGCGACATATCAGCTATGTCGGAAGAATGGCGAAGAGGATACTTTGAGGCTATCATGctcgccgccaaagccgcTGAACATCTAGAAGGATGGGTGAGAGACAAAACGCGGAACGTGGTTTGCGCCCCGGAATTTGTCATCGGTCCTTCAAACCCACGACCAACGCCTATACCCCCTGGGCAGCCACATGCAccaagagaagaagattgcgAGCAAGCATACCCGGTTGCCGACAACTGGTATATGAAGATCCTTGCAACGACAGGGCTAACGCCTCGGCAAAAGATGGAAGGCGCACTGGAATACGCCAGTTTTATGGAATTCAAGAATGGACAAGAAGGTGCGGAAGCGCTATATAGCCTCGCCCTAGCATCAGCGTCCGCAGGAGTCGACTCGTCGAAACTCCCATACGACACCACAACATTCGTTGTCAAAGATGGGATGCCAGCGCCGTCAATGAACATCCTCGATGCTTTGACAGCAATTGCGAACCAGAAAGCCCGGCGAGGCGACATCTCCTCCGCCCTGCCTATCTACATCTCTCTCCTCAGGACACGGCGCTCGCTATCGGACATCCCACCACCCGCGGACCGATCAAAAGCTAACACACTGTCTGCCTACAAACGATTTGTCAATTTCTTCGGCCCACCTCCTTATCCGGCCCCAGGACCAGATGGCACCCAGCCCCCCTGGCGGAGCCCCTACGAGCGGTGCCAGGAAGCATCGCTCAATTTGTACATTGGTGAAATTTTATACGCTACATCCTCGAGAGACGAGGGCCTGGCGTGGACAAGAGATGGCGTGGATCAAGCGGAGGAACAGCTACGTGCGCTTGGGTCAGCAAATAGGGACAAAGCAACGAAACAAATTTGTCGAGAGTGCCTGGGTACTGGACTAGAAAACTGGACGACAATGGTGTCTCGCTTGGCTCGCGCGGAAGAGGCTAAGAAGAGCGGCGCATCCGCATCTGGCATGTTTTCTTTCTGGGGCGGCACCCAAGACGCGGAGGGGAGAtgggcggcggaggaggctgtTGTCCAGGAGCGAACGAGGCGGACTCGTGAGTTAATGGACGATATAACCCCCCCTTCATTTAGCATTCTGTCCTACTTTAAGGCGTAA
- a CDS encoding calcium-transporting ATPase 3 (similar to Aspergillus terreus NIH2624 XP_001209786.1) — MGAMTAQQQALAGHVSGQCNKPLSRPAHSLSSDDVVKELQANPSRGLTSTDAAERLVDYGPNQLKERKGVQPVAIFIEQIFNAMTLVLILALAASFGIQAWIAGGILGGIIVLNIFIGFFQTLQAEKTIDSLRTLGFPTCNVYRDGDTINIQTADVVPGDIVDLNTGDSVPADIRLIEAVNLEADEALLTGEAIPISKSPKSTFDEDTGPGDRLNVVYSSTTITKGRGRGIVFATGMFTEIGAIASALNSDGKIIVDDEDERPSAFAYVKQAGRMLKNWVGEFLGLTVGTPLQKKLSQLFVSLFCFAIVCAIIVLGANKFDTRKDVILYAVTTSVGTIPVSLLLVLTVTMAAGTKKMVERHVIVRNLQSLEALGGVTNICSDKTGTITQGRMVVRKAWIPGCGTYSVESGNEVYNPTAGEVAFSSSQPKDVSQIDEKRNSTLVVTPREDVGNKPALQWYLTIASLANLATLEKFEATAESPEEWKARGAPTEIAIEVFASRFGWNRVQLSEGEKRSWQHVAEFPFDSDVKKMSVIFRNCESQEAHVFTKGAVERVLETCDRISFNDKTEPLTEHIKSDILDNMVALAGQGLRVLALAHKRNERDVSEAEFAHGSSPDRGEFEQNLIFRGLIGIYDPPRPESLPSVKACQGAGIMVHMLTGDHPQTARAIATEVNILPSEDKIRMLPADVSRSLMMTAQEFDALSDSQIDSLQQLPLVVARCAPSTKVRMIEALHRRNRYVAMTGDGVNDSPSLKRADIGIAMGTGSDVAKESADIVLTDDNFASILNAIEEGRRIFDNIQKFILHVLAANIGFVVALLTGLAFKDNSKVSVFLLTPVEILWMLMATGAFCETGLGFERAVPDILNRAPQNLKYGVFTPEFLLDMVIYGALMACCTIGSFTIVIYGFNDGNLGADCNNSYSSSCEAVFRARATSYTTMTWIFLIFAWELIDFRRSLFDMPNGFKAWLAHFWSNKFLFFSVTVVFIAVFPTLYIPVINDVVFMHKGISWEWAVVFIAVGIYMGGNEGWKWVKRVYYRRQKTETSHWTGEV; from the exons ATGGGCGCAATGACGGctcagcagcaagctctGGCAGGGCACGTTTCGGGCCAGTGTAACAAGCCACTGAGCCGCCCAGCACACAGTTTGTCGAGCGACGATGTTGTGAAGGAGCTGCAAGCAAATCCTTCACGCGGCTTGACAAGCACCGACGCTGCCGAGAGGCTAGTCGACTATGGCCCTAACCAGCTCAAAGAGAGGAAAGGCGTACAGCCTGTGGCAATCTTCATTGAGCAGATTTTCAATGCCATGACTTTG GTACTCATCCTTGCTTTGGCTGCTAGCTTTGGCATTCAAGCTTGGATCGCTGGTGGTATTCTCGGAGGCATCATCGTATTGAATATCTTTATTGGTTTCTTTCAAACCTTGCAGGCTGAAAAGACAATCGACTCTCTTCGAACTCTCGGATTTCCAACATGCAACGTCTACAGAGATGGggacaccatcaacatccaaactGCTGATGTAGTTCCTGGTGATATCGTTGACCTCAACACGGGCGACTCCGTCCCAGCAGATATCCGCCTCATTGAAGCCGTGAACCTGGAAGCAGACGAGGCACTCCTCACTGGAGAAGCAATTCCTATATCCAAAAGCCCTAAATCCACTTTTGACGAAGATACTGGCCCAGGAGACCGCCTCAATGTTGTCTACAGCTCTACAACAATCACCAAaggccgtggccgtggcatCGTTTTTGCGACGGGTATGTTTACCGAAATCGGTGCAATCGCCAGCGCTTTGAACAGCGACGGCAAGATTATCGtcgacgatgaggatgagcgaCCATCCGCCTTCGCATACGTCAAGCAAGCTGGGCGGATGTTGAAGAACTGGGTAGGAGAATTCCTGGGCCTGACTGTTGGAACGCCActgcagaagaagctttcTCAGCTATTCGTGTCCCTGTTTTGCTTTGCCATCGTATGCGCCATCATTGTCTTGGGGGCCAATAAGTTTGATACTAGGAAAGATGTCATTTTGTATGCGGTCACGACATCCGTAGGAACTATTCCGGTTTCGCTGctcttggtcttgacggTTACGATGGCAGCTGGAACTAAAAAGATGGTGGAGAGACACGTTATTGTTCGCAATCTGCAGAGCCTGGAAGCTTTAGGAGGCGTCACCA ATATTTGCTCTGACAAAACTGGCACCATCACACAGGGACGCATGGTTGTCCGAAAAGCCTGGATTCCCGGTTGCGGCACCTATTCTGTAGAATCCGGCAACGAAGTCTACAATCCGACTGCTGGCGAAGTTGCGTTTAGCTCATCGCAGCCCAAAGATGTGTCACAAATAGACGAGAAGCGGAATTCGACATTAGTAGTAACTCCTCGCGAGGATGTTGGGAACAAGCCGGCACTTCAGTGGTACCTCACCATTGCGTCACTGGCAAACCTGGCGACGCTGGAGAAGTTTGAGGCTACCGCTGAAAGCCCCGAAGAGTGGAAAGCGCGTGGAGCTCCGACTGAGATTGCTATTGAAGTGTTTGCTTCCCGGTTCGGATGGAACCGTGTTCAGTTGTCTGAAGGTGAAAAGCGGTCATGGCAGCATGTTGCTGAATTCCCGTTTGATTCGGATGTAAAAAAGATGTCGGTCATATTTAGGAACTGCGAGTCACAAGAGGCACATGTTTTCACAAAG GGAGCTGTTGAGCGAGTTCTAGAAACCTGCGATCGCATTTCGTTCAACGACAAAACTGAACCGCTCACTGAACACATCAAGTCCGACATCCTGGACAACATGGTCGCACTGGCTGGCCAAGGTCTTCGAGTTCTTGCACTTGCTCATAAACGCAATGAGCGCGACGTCTCCGAAGCTGAATTCGCACACGGAAGCTCTCCAGACCGTGGCGAGTTCGAACAAAATCTCATCTTCCGCGGTCTTATCGGCATCTACGATCCTCCTCGACCCGAGTCACTGCCCAGCGTCAAGGCATGTCAAGGAGCTGGCATCATGGTGCATATGCTCACTGGTGACCACCCACAGACGGCTCGGGCCATCGCCACGGAAGTTAATATTCTCCCGTCCGAAGACAAGATTCGCATGTTGCCAGCCGACGTTTCTCGCTCTCTCATGATGACGGCTCAAGAATTTGATGCCCTGTCAGACAGCCAGATCGACagtctgcagcagctgccacTTGTTGTTGCCCGATGTGCCCCCAGCACCAAGGTTCGCATGATTGAAGCTCTCCACAGAAGAAATCGCTACGTTGCCAtgactggtgatggtgtcaacGACAGTCCTAGTTTAAAGCGTGCAgatattggcattgccaTGGGTACGGGATCAGACGTGGCTAAAGAGAGCGCCGATATCGTTCTAACGGATGACAATTTTGCGTCTATTCTGAATGCAattgaagaaggaagacgcATCTTTGACAACATCCAGAAATTCATTTTGCACGTGTTGGCGGCGAATATTGGCTTTGTGGTTGCGTTACTGACTGGTCTGGCATTCAAAGACAATTCGAAGGTATCTGTGTTTTTATTGACGCCAGTTGAGATTCTATGGATGCTCATGGCTACGGGAGCGTTTTGTGAAACTGGATTGGGATTCGAGCGTGCGGTTCCAGATATTCTGAATCGCGCTCCTCAAAAT CTCAAATATGGCGTCTTCACTCCAGAGTTTCTGCTCGACATGGTCATCTATGGCGCTCTCATGGCCTGCTGCACGATCGGGTCCTTTACCATCGTAATCTATGGTTTCAACGACGGCAACCTCGGCGCTGACTGCAACAATTCGTACTCGTCGTCTTGCGAAGCCGTTTTCCGAGCCCGCGCGACAAGCTACACTACCATGACCTGGATCTTCCTCATTTTCGCCTGGGAACTCATTGACTTCCGCCGGTCACTCTTCGACATGCCCAATGGATTCAAGGCGTGGCTCGCACACTTCTGGAGCAACAAGTTTCTATTCTTCTCGGTTACGGTTGTCTTTATCGCCGTCTTCCCCACGCTGTATATCCCCGTCATCAACGACGTGGTGTTTATGCACAAGGGAATCTCCTGGGAGTGGGCGGTGGTGTTCATCGCCGTGGGAATATACATGGGCGGCAATGAGGGTTGGAAGTGGGTTAAGCGGGTGTATTATAGGAGACAGAAGACGGAGACGTCGCACTGGACTGGGGAGGTTTGA
- a CDS encoding AIG2-like family domain-containing protein: MTLLCAKCAADQQGRASTSNAASTSNATSSTTPTPIFVYGTFVSLHALAEILTGYCDEDAVSAILPLVRWAKVDNYARFRLRGCRFPGAVAVPGSSISGYLVTLEHDWQRGNLEWYEGELFQAAPVQAHVLDDDREPTGEVVQAEMYVWDGPLEQVIPVSWDVQAYLEEEFRVINGVRGRDGDEEGEYEEEESKEDEEKEEEEEEDTGEGEGKGKDRQMLETRTGWAISRWVRAELARCEPSSSGSSSTEWASDEDTYVGNEDEHSSEEIRRGNEGRRLRSFFRR; encoded by the coding sequence ATGACTCTCCTATGCGCCAAATGTGCGGCGGACCAACAAGGAAGAGCCTCTACTTCCAATGCAGCTTCTACTTCCAACgcaacctcatcaaccaccccAACCCCCATTTTCGTCTACGGCACCTTCGTCAGTCTTCACGCACTGGCAGAAATCCTGACAGGCTACTGCGATGAAGACGCTGTCTCAGCCATACTACCACTGGTAAGATGGGCAAAAGTGGACAACTACGCTCGGTTCCGTCTCCGGGGATGCAGATTTCCTGGCGCGGTTGCAGTTCCAGGGTCCAGCATATCCGGCTATTTAGTCACGCTGGAGCACGACTGGCAGAGAGGAAATCTGGAATGGTACGAGGGCGAGCTCTTCCAGGCTGCACCGGTCCAAGCTCATGTTTTGGACGATGATAGAGAACCTACGGGGGAGGTGGTGCAAGCTGAGATGTATGTCTGGGACGGACCCCTCGAGCAGGTCATTCCTGTGTCGTGGGATGTGCAGGCTTATCTTGAGGAGGAGTTTCGGGTGATTAATGGGGTGAGAGGTagagatggtgatgaagagggGGAAtacgaggaggaggaaagcaaagaggacgaagagaaggaagaggaggaagaagaagacacaggggagggagaggggaaGGGGAAAGACCGCCAAATGCTTGAGACAAGGACTGGATGGGCGATTTCTAGATGGGTGCGTGCTGAATTAGCGCGTTGTGAACCGTCAAGTTCTGGATCATCGAGTACTGAATGGGCGAGTGATGAAGATACATATGTTGGGAACGAAGACGAGCATTCTTCTGAAGAGATTCGGAGAGGCAATGAAGGTAGGCGGCTGCGATCGTTCTTTCGGCGCTGA
- a CDS encoding mitochondrial 40S ribosomal protein MRP2 (similar to Beauveria bassiana ARSEF 2860 XP_008598859.1): MSPPRYTVLVRVPIPRGDFVDPPPVHWDSSKDEALWKILSGAAQTEIDWSQVAERFHVPVDFLLQQVAYLTERHASQVRAQVRKATAAAKGSSAPSPVPGSEPSSSVQQRAPSALSGRRDSPMPGHDGTTSGTPLAIPIRPNISRDTSTNTTILKDAAGSASPRHWTSFPSRGQEQGGRKRLSSLPIASPKAKSPEPRQVDQRRDENASPGPAESSSNESSDDESSPAQSRIIRRPPRFQQQQEATETYQDDGDDESEPAFRPYQASDQSGQDMASTLRGDGRVSGRRSHKNSRRDFIHQSQTSDDSSTGSPTALQNPKSKDSKLPGPLSPRRTAELAGRSPSGKAGAASREGSDGTPSMGSSFSDLDDASVTQSALEEALASHMNRGASSRYFVNEQDEVRSINNPGQYFNFFINKNERIRQRQRFEFDNALQDIVHERLLAEGVEKIALPLGTPTTQPHVPVFATTNLASKSRIVLFIGEPTQALGVLAGRVANGPGGINKGSMVSVVQELQKHASSPKDASPPGLFIANPGQLYWWPEGCRCLTVTASSAIPLPSLVHIGRRYIPEINSVKGHETPKDHVESVFSTLLGMIDGSPKVSLIAIGQSCEMVTQFLDNQENWDTWKGHLDSMLLLGTVYPADDLKNDNLRKFLARRTRAYTTSPEPLDTPLAPPSGNEDEQIPAFGCPCYSSSEPFYIETILIRALTPALEYLERVALTPEYENDEVLVAERPRKEFTDEDWDRLSDSEKPFVGAVDEEAMKREMKIAKRWRKFRETGGDLGTDSSDDEDET; this comes from the exons atgtcaccaccaaggtACACTGTGCTTGTACGGGTACCAATACCCAGGGGAGACTTTGTTGATCCTCCTCCT GTGCACTGGGATTCTTCCAAGGATGAGGCCCTGTGGAAGATACTGTCTGGTGCCGCGCAGACCGAGATTGATT GGAGTCAAGT CGCTGAACGATTCCATGTGCCCGTCGACTTTCTCCTACAACAAGTTGCTTATTTGACCGAAAGACATGCATCGCAGGTTCGAGCCCAGGTTCGAAAGGCTACGGCCGCTGCGAAAGGGTCATCCGCGCCGTCTCCAGTGCCTGGTTCCGAACCTTCATCATCAGTGCAGCAACGAGCCCCATCTGCCCTGTCAGGACGACGCGATTCTCCCATGCCTGGACACGACGGAACAACAAGTGGAACGCCGCTTGCGATACCTATCCGTCCAAATATAAGTCGAGATACGTCTACAAATACGACCATTCTTAAGGACGCGGCTGGCTCCGCCTCCCCTCGTCATTGGACGTCCTTCCCAAGCAGAGGCCAGGAACAAGGAGGCAGGAAGAGATTATCATCATTACCTATAGCATCGCCCAAGGCAAAATCACCTGAACCCCGCCAGGTGGATCAACGTCGCGATGAGAATGCCTCCCCGGGTCCAGCCGAGTCGAGCTCCAACGAGTCGTCTGATGATGAGTCTAGCCCCGCACAATCTCGAATTATCCGCCGACCGCCGCGatttcaacaacagcaagaagctaCCGAGACTTACCAAGacgatggagatgatgaatCAGAGCCTGCATTTCGGCCGTATCAGGCGTCCGATCAATCTGGACAAGACatggcttcaacattgagaGGGGATGGACGGGTTTCCGGCCGACGGAGTCATAAGAACTCGAGACGAGATTTTATCCACCAATCTCAGACATCCGATGATTCATCCACAGGCTCCCCTACTGCCTTACAAAATCCCAAATCGAAGGACTCCAAACTTCCAGGACCGCTCTCTCCACGACGGACGGCTGAGTTGGCAGGACGTAGTCCCAGTGGCAAAGCCGGAGCTGCCTCTCGTGAAGGCAGCGATGGCACTCCAAGCATGGGTAGCAGCTTTAGTGATTTGGATG ACGCATCGGTTACCCAGTCGgcccttgaagaagctcttgcGAGCCACATGAACCGCGGCGCAAGTAGTCG ATACTTTGTAAACGAGCAGGATGAAGTCCGATCCATCAATAATCCAGGCCAGTacttcaacttcttcatcaacaagaaTGAGCGCATCAGACAGCGCCAGAGATTCGAGTTTGACA ATGCTCTGCAGGATATTGTCCACGAGCGCCTCCTGGCCGAAGGTGTAGAGAAAATTGCTCTTCCTCTCGGAACGCCAACGACTCAGCCTCATGTTCCAGTGTTTGCAACGACCAACCTAGCTTCGAAATCTAGAATAGTATTATTTATCGGTGAACCAACGCAGGCTTTAGGCGTGCTAGCGGGCCGAGTTGCTAATGGTCCTGGGGGAATCAACAAGGGCTCCATGGTTTCCGTTGTCCAAGAGCTTCAGAAACATGCATCTTCTCCGAAAGATGCATCCCCGCCGGGATTATTCATCGCCAATCCCGGCCAGCTTTACTGGTGGCCAGAAGGCTGTCGCTGCCTCACAGTGACAGCTAGCTCGGCAATCCCGCTACCGAGTCTTGTTCACATTGGAAGAAGATACATCCCCGAAATCAACAGCGTGAAAGGGCATGAAACGCCAAAGGATCACGTGGAATCAGTATTCAGCACACTGCTCGGCATGATTGATGGTAGCCCGAAAGTCAGTTTAATCGCCATTGGGCAGAGCTGCGAGATGGTAACCCAGTTCCTGGACAACCAGGAGAATTGGGACACCTGGAAGGGCCACCTGGACTCCATGCTGCTTTTGGGAACTGTTTACCCGGCAGATGACTTGAAAAACGACAATCTTCGCAAGTTTCTCGCCAGG CGTACCCGCGCATACACTACGTCTCCCGAACCTCTGGACACCCCTCTTGCACCACCCTCTGGCAATGAGGATGAGCAAATCCCAGCGTTTGGGTGTCCGTGCTATTCGTCGTCTGAGCCATTTTACATTGAGACGATTCTCATACGGGCTCTTACACCGGCACTTGAATACCTTGAACGTGTCGCTCTAACGCCAGAGTATGAGAATGACGAGGTTTTGGTGGCAGAGAGGCCACGAAAGGAATTTACAGATGAGGATTGGGACAGGCTTTCTGATTCGGAGAAGCCGTTCGTGGGAGCGGTGGATGAGGAAGCTATGAAGCGGGAGATGAAGATTGCGAAGAGGTGGAGGAAGTTTCGGGAGACGGGAGGAGACCTTGGTACTGATTcgtctgatgatgaagacgaaacGTAA
- a CDS encoding heterokaryon incompatibility protein (similar to Eutypa lata UCREL1 XP_007796902.1) → MDQFAGQITRNSVAQLYNNLYLNPAYREIRLLSIAPGAWSAEIRCNLVKTSLNIRPAYRALSYTWGDARTTQVVSVNGNPFPVTRNLARALRRLRYISGHQWFWWIDAICINQTNLSERSQQVSIMRDIYASCIETLIYLGEPPSSSVDGENLIEGTRPIVWHGDVRDKPALDSYWNDFSIDQEQKYHVKSINTIDRTFHAFAFLRLLAADLHLTQLPPFQKWEKATEDPYCIAVTDALMHIGQSPWWRRVWTVQETVMPPKAMILYGPVVVPLSLLYLAWERFGIHFNSCCLHNKVAMNVGRGLVEIMGQDMDEIMTLRDVFVRGVNHNYHGNIFRLCTKFGARASTDPVDKVYALLGLVTNWYGREPILPDYTVSATSLYRRLTVDVLLTDMTLHAIIGDMERKDHPELPSWVIDWTNRNVEDVDCDRKQLINYYRATGETKANIQFLGFSMLRVTGFQVDWVCEVLDPLRLRAKSNPPDTISSDQRILCEFYRLAGLHQGPDRPYPGGGTYREAFWRVLCGDGMVPTVVNGQESVSRSFRRATLSDSVHFEDWAMCTVYSPFTAEPNGLTEEESAAFKNLQGFGETRAFPKNDPGKRSFQGGMTASVRDRSLFITQGGFLGIGHCQTKPGDELFMLIGANVPFALRPTGDTTNGSEGSGFRSVQRGRPLHKIVGDCYLHGLMDGQAMQGQYSSVDDVYLV, encoded by the coding sequence ATGGACCAGTTTGCAGGGCAGATAACTCGCAATTCTGTCGCCCAGTTATATAATAACCTCTATTTAAACCCAGCATATCGTGAGATCCGACTGCTGAGTATCGCCCCAGGTGCTTGGTCGGCAGAAATACGGTGCAACTTAGTCAAGACTTCACTGAACATTCGCCCAGCCTATCGAGCCCTCTCTTACACTTGGGGTGATGCCAGGACCACGCAGGTCGTATCTGTCAATGGCAATCCATTCCCGGTTACGCGGAACCTCGCCCGAGCTCTGCGGCGACTCCGGTatatttctggccatcaaTGGTTCTGGTGGATCGACGCCATTTGcatcaaccaaaccaacctCAGTGAAAGGAGTCAGCAGGTCAGCATAATGCGAGACATTTACGCTTCGTGCATAGAAACTCTTATATATCTTGGCGAGCCGCCCTCCAGCAGCGTCGATGGAGAAAATCTCATCGAAGGAACGAGACCAATCGTTTGGCATGGCGACGTCCGTGACAAGCCAGCGTTAGATTCGTACTGGAACGATTTCTCCATCGACCAAGAACAGAAATATCATGTCAAATCCATTAATACCATTGACCGCACTTTTCATGCCTTTGCTTTCCTCCGCCTACTTGCCGCGGATTTGCACCTCACACAGCTACCCCCGTTCCAGAAATGGGAAAAGGCGACGGAAGACCCTTACTGCATAGCCGTCACTGATGCTCTGATGCATATTGGACAAAGTCCGTGGTGGAGGCGCGTTTGGACCGTACAGGAAACAGTCATGCCCCCCAAAGCCATGATTCTGTATGGACCGGTGGTTGTCCCGCTATCCCTTCTGTATTTGGCCTGGGAGCGCTTCGGGATACACTTCAACTCATGTTGTCTTCATAACAAGGTGGCCATGAATGTTGGCCGAGGGCTAGTTGAGATCATGGGGCAGGATATGGACGAGATCATGACTTTGAGAGACGTCTTTGTTCGTGGCGTCAATCACAATTACCATGGGAACATCTTCCGTCTCTGCACAAAGTTTGGGGCTCGCGCGTCTACAGATCCCGTCGACAAGGTGTACGCCTTGCTCGGTCTTGTAACTAACTGGTATGGGCGCGAGCCAATTTTGCCAGATTATACCGTCTCCGCCACCTCACTCTATCGACGGCTGACGGTGGATGTTCTCCTGACGGATATGACATTACATGCCATAATAGGCGACATGGAAAGGAAAGACCATCCGGAACTTCCCTCTTGGGTTATCGATTGGACAAACCGTAATGTGGAGGATGTAGACTGTGACCGAAAGCAACTCATCAACTATTATCGTGCCACAGGGGAAACAAAGGCAAATATCCAGTTCCTTGGCTTCTCTATGCTCCGCGTGACTGGGTTTCAAGTCGATTGGGTTTGTGAAGTCCTGGATCCGCTTCGTCTAAGAGCCAAGTCtaacccaccagacactaTTTCAAGCGATCAGAGAATACTATGCGAGTTTTACCGCCTAGCCGGGCTGCATCAGGGACCAGATCGGCCGTACCCAGGCGGAGGAACGTACCGAGAGGCTTTCTGGCGGGTGTTATGCGGTGATGGCATGGTCCCGACGGTGGTaaatggccaagaatctGTTTCCAGGTCCTTTCGAAGGGCGACATTGTCTGATTCGGTGCACTTTGAGGACTGGGCTATGTGTACTGTCTATTCCCCGTTTACCGCCGAGCCCAATGGTCTAACGGAAGAGGAATCTGCCGCGTTCAAAAATCTTCAAGGATTTGGAGAGACTCGTGCTTTTCCCAAAAACGACCCTGGAAAGAGAAGTTTTCAGGGGGGCATGACAGCTAGTGTCAGGGATCGGAGTCTTTTCATCACCCAGGGAGGGTTCCTAGGTAttggccattgtcaaacGAAACCTGGGGATGAGCTGTTTATGCTCATCGGTGCCAACGTGCCTTTTGCACTCCGGCCGACTGGGGATACAACCAATGGCTCCGAGGGATCTGGTTTTCGGTCCGTTCAGAGAGGCAGACCCTTGCATAAAATCGTAGGAGATTGTTACTTGCATGGTCTCATGGATGGGCAAGCGATGCAGGGGCAGTATAGCTCGGTGGATGATGTATACCTGGTATAA